Proteins from a single region of Dyadobacter fanqingshengii:
- a CDS encoding RagB/SusD family nutrient uptake outer membrane protein, protein MKILKNILYRSSFFVSLFAVTSCSEDFLERPPVDAIVDAGFYQTDDQVLASTALLYSKVWFDYNDKASYNLGDFRAGTAFSAYNDRGNVLFNTTGNTPENGSAWRSFFIVVGQSNLAISNINQYAGAAVSPTIKKMAIAEARFMRAVAYRSLVMNWGAVPIIENNLELLSDTSVSRNTPESVWKFLTSEMRQVAEDLPATPIRPGRVTRWSAEGMLARFYLTRAGVESAGSGTRNQTFLDSAKYYSERVITQSGLSLLKNYGDLFLFPYDNNSESLFSLQWVYSPGAYGTQNSTPAYLAFSPDIANGDGWGGDKSATWWMLGQYEGIKQTATGMQGRTIDQRLKATFMLPGASYPEITQTITGGEQKLIVPNPGGDNNFLSIKKYVTGKAKDVGGLSASQNYGHDTYMMRLAEMYLVYAEAVLGNNASTSDPVALKYYNAIHTRAGLPVFAGPLTFDIIFKERLVEFAMEGLAWYDLVSLHYYNPTKAYAILNSQDRGLFATAPDVFPNPTSWTFTKTPWSTTERTINANSGNFLLPIPSAELSQAPNLQKPAVDYYSK, encoded by the coding sequence ATGAAAATTCTTAAAAATATACTTTATCGCAGCAGCTTTTTCGTCTCGCTCTTCGCGGTTACTTCCTGCTCAGAAGATTTTCTGGAAAGACCACCGGTGGATGCCATTGTAGACGCAGGTTTTTACCAAACCGACGATCAGGTTTTGGCTTCTACTGCATTGTTATACAGCAAAGTATGGTTTGATTACAATGATAAAGCATCGTACAATCTTGGTGATTTCAGGGCTGGAACTGCGTTTTCTGCCTATAATGACCGTGGAAATGTGCTTTTTAATACAACAGGAAACACGCCTGAGAATGGTTCGGCCTGGCGCTCGTTCTTTATTGTGGTTGGTCAGTCCAACCTGGCGATCAGTAACATTAATCAGTATGCAGGAGCGGCAGTTTCTCCGACTATCAAAAAAATGGCAATTGCCGAGGCCAGATTTATGCGCGCCGTGGCTTACCGGTCGCTTGTGATGAACTGGGGGGCTGTACCAATCATTGAAAATAACCTGGAACTGCTCTCGGATACATCCGTTTCAAGAAATACGCCTGAAAGTGTCTGGAAATTTCTTACGAGCGAAATGCGTCAGGTGGCCGAAGATCTTCCCGCAACGCCGATACGTCCGGGCCGCGTTACAAGATGGTCGGCAGAAGGAATGCTGGCCCGTTTTTATCTGACGCGTGCAGGCGTGGAGTCAGCAGGTTCTGGCACAAGAAACCAAACTTTCCTAGATAGTGCCAAATACTATTCCGAAAGAGTGATTACGCAAAGCGGGTTGTCATTATTAAAAAATTATGGCGACCTGTTCCTGTTTCCATACGATAACAACTCCGAATCGCTTTTCTCGCTGCAATGGGTTTATTCACCCGGCGCGTACGGTACGCAAAACTCGACACCGGCCTACCTGGCATTCAGTCCGGATATTGCAAACGGTGACGGCTGGGGCGGAGACAAAAGTGCCACCTGGTGGATGCTGGGCCAATATGAAGGTATAAAGCAAACGGCCACAGGTATGCAGGGACGGACCATTGATCAGCGGCTGAAAGCGACATTCATGCTACCAGGCGCCTCGTATCCTGAGATCACGCAGACGATAACAGGTGGTGAGCAGAAACTGATCGTCCCGAATCCGGGCGGTGACAACAATTTCCTTTCGATCAAAAAATACGTGACTGGAAAAGCCAAGGACGTCGGCGGCTTATCGGCATCGCAGAACTACGGACACGATACGTATATGATGCGGCTGGCTGAAATGTATCTGGTTTATGCTGAGGCAGTTCTGGGAAACAATGCGTCTACCAGCGACCCGGTTGCGCTGAAATATTACAATGCGATCCATACGCGGGCAGGTTTACCGGTTTTTGCAGGGCCCTTGACTTTCGACATTATTTTCAAGGAGCGTCTGGTGGAATTTGCCATGGAAGGACTGGCCTGGTACGACCTGGTTAGCTTGCATTACTACAATCCCACGAAAGCGTATGCCATCCTGAACAGCCAGGACAGGGGACTGTTCGCTACGGCACCTGATGTTTTTCCAAACCCTACATCGTGGACATTTACAAAGACACCATGGTCGACTACCGAGCGCACAATTAATGCCAACAGTGGGAATTTCCTGTTGCCGATCCCATCTGCAGAGCTGAGCCAGGCGCCCAATCTGCAAAAACCAGCTGTGGACTATTACAGCAAATAA
- a CDS encoding glycan-binding surface protein, producing MKNRYKSALFFALLACLAAFQLSCKEDDLDNNGEPSITYIRVTNPASSDSLLVGALQSNLIAIVGENLQDVTEIWFNDQKAVLTPTYITSKTILVSVPAMVPKEISNKMRMIFSNGRTLEHNFEVQISEPELTGMNSEYVALGGVATINGNYFYPPLTVTFAGGVTGELVSVTDQIIQVRVPQGAIPGQVTVKTNFGETKSDFWFRDNRNIFLSNDPFTGWWNQAYVVTKPGAGDPVAINGNYIRVKEVVSGWQWKEVAGGPPDAMGPISKNIPDEAILRPADYNLKFEVNTLKPYNNNLLKINVGLAKDFITDAYQWAPPYDTKGEWRTVVIPFEEVAASYESLGVKMAVNPNGYYTRLLFHGGGDLDADISMDNFRVVPKILKK from the coding sequence ATGAAAAACAGATATAAATCGGCCCTGTTCTTTGCCTTGCTGGCATGCTTGGCTGCATTTCAGCTTTCTTGCAAGGAAGATGACCTTGACAACAATGGTGAGCCTTCCATTACCTACATTCGAGTGACCAACCCGGCCTCTTCCGATTCGTTGCTGGTCGGCGCTCTTCAAAGCAATCTGATCGCTATCGTTGGAGAGAACTTGCAGGATGTTACCGAGATCTGGTTCAATGACCAGAAAGCGGTTTTGACGCCAACTTATATTACCAGTAAGACAATTCTGGTGAGTGTTCCAGCAATGGTCCCCAAGGAGATCAGTAACAAAATGCGGATGATTTTTTCAAACGGCCGGACGCTCGAACATAACTTCGAAGTGCAGATCAGCGAACCCGAACTAACCGGAATGAACTCCGAATACGTGGCCCTGGGTGGCGTAGCGACCATTAATGGAAACTATTTTTACCCACCGCTTACCGTCACATTTGCAGGAGGCGTAACTGGTGAGCTGGTTTCGGTAACCGACCAGATCATACAGGTGCGTGTGCCCCAAGGTGCGATCCCCGGCCAGGTGACGGTCAAAACCAATTTTGGGGAAACAAAATCGGATTTCTGGTTTCGCGACAACCGTAATATTTTTCTAAGCAATGACCCCTTCACAGGCTGGTGGAACCAGGCATATGTGGTGACTAAGCCAGGCGCGGGCGATCCGGTGGCAATCAATGGAAACTACATTCGGGTGAAAGAAGTTGTCAGCGGCTGGCAGTGGAAGGAAGTGGCAGGAGGACCGCCCGATGCGATGGGGCCAATCAGCAAAAACATTCCGGATGAAGCAATCCTGAGACCGGCGGACTATAACCTGAAATTTGAGGTCAATACTTTGAAGCCTTACAATAATAATTTGTTGAAAATCAATGTCGGTCTGGCAAAGGACTTTATCACCGACGCTTACCAGTGGGCGCCGCCTTATGATACGAAGGGCGAATGGAGAACAGTTGTTATTCCTTTTGAGGAAGTTGCAGCCAGCTACGAAAGTCTGGGCGTAAAAATGGCTGTCAATCCCAACGGTTACTACACCCGATTGCTTTTCCACGGCGGGGGAGACCTTGATGCAGATATTTCAATGGACAATTTCAGGGTAGTGCCAAAAATTCTCAAAAAATAA